From one Tiliqua scincoides isolate rTilSci1 chromosome 14, rTilSci1.hap2, whole genome shotgun sequence genomic stretch:
- the GNAZ gene encoding guanine nucleotide-binding protein G(z) subunit alpha: MGCRQSSEEKEAARRSRRIDRHLRSESQRQRREIKLLLLGTSNSGKSTIVKQMKIIHSGGFNLEACKEYKPLIVYNAIDSLTRIIRALATLKIEFHNPDRAYDAVQLFALTGPAESKGEITPELLGVMKRLWGDPGVQECFCRSNEYHLEDNAAYYLNDLERIAALDYIPTVEDILRSRDMTTGIVENKFTFKELTFKMVDVGGQRSERKKWIHCFEGVTAIIFCVELSGYDLKLYEDNQTSRMAESLRLFDSICNNNWFINTSLILFLNKKDLLAEKIRRIPLTVCFPEYKGQNTYEEAAVYIQRQFEDLNRNKETKEIYSHFTCATDTSNIQFVFDAVTDVIIQNNLKYIGLC, encoded by the exons ATGGGATGTCGGCAAAGCTCGGAGGAGAAAGAGGCAGCGCGGCGGTCGCGGAGGATCGATCGCCACCTGCGCTCTGAGAGCCAGCGGCAGCGGCGGGAGATCAAGCTCCTGCTGCTGGGCACCAGCAACTCTGGCAAGAGCACGATTGTCAAGCAGATGAAGATCATCCACAGCGGGGGCTTCAACCTGGAGGCCTGCAAGGAGTACAAGCCCCTGATTGTCTACAATGCCATCGACTCCCTCACGCGCATCATCCGCGCCCTGGCCACGCTCAAGATCGAGTTCCACAACCCCGACCGGGCCTACGACGCGGTGCAGCTCTTTGCCTTGACGGGCCCCGCCGAGAGCAAAGGCGAGATCACACCTGAGCTGCTGGGGGTCATGAAACGGCTGTGGGGCGACCCTGGCGTGCAGGAGTGCTTCTGTCGCTCCAACGAGTACCACCTGGAGGACAACGCGGCCTACTACTTGAATGACCTGGAGCGCATCGCCGCACTGGACTACATCCCGACAGTCGAGGACATTCTCCGCTCCCGGGACATGACCACGGGGATCGTGGAGAACAAGTTCACCTTCAAGGAGCTGACgttcaaaatggtggacgtgggCGGACAGCGGTCTGAGCGCAAAAAGTGGATCCACTGCTTTGAGGGGGTGACAGCAATAATTTTCTGTGTGGAGCTGAGTGGGTACGACTTGAAGCTGTATGAAGATAACCAAACA AGTCGGATGGCTGAGAGTCTTCGTCTTTTTGACTCCATTTGCAACAACAACTGGTTTATCAACACTTCTCTCATCCTCTTCCTGAATAAGAAGGATCTACTGGCAGAAAAAATCCGCCGTATCCCGCTGACAGTCTGTTTTCCCGAGTACAAAGGCCAAAACACTTACGAGGAAGCAGCTGTCTATATCCAGCGCCAATTTGAGGACTTGAACCGCAACAAGGAGACCAAGGAGATCTATTCACACTTCACTTGTGCCACCGATACCAGTAATATCCAGTTTGTGTTTGATGCGGTGACAGACGTCATCATCCAGAACAATCTCAAAT